In Aequorivita sp. H23M31, a single window of DNA contains:
- a CDS encoding FUSC family protein, giving the protein MKVPKDFISTSIKDLTEFFKSTDFSKAILLGIALTVPIIVGIKLGALQIGITITLGAMLASPSDVSGSLRHKITGILFATLLAMIVSFIGAYLHFSLWLLFPVLGILMFAISYISIYGFRASLISFSGLFALVLSFSSVSASGMEPYERVLLIGLGGLWYALLAIGWHYIFPKAPTEFYLSKTLRLTADYLKTRGKLVAEKSNRTELLKKLLTIQSDLTATHETLRDILISSRTGSGKSNYEGKRMLIFAQLVDMLELAMTNPVNYSKTDELFEKKTEQLEDFQGLLFAMSNQLNVIADNLSNPKKLQKSTEIDRYWKRINKDILEFNSSAVNPFEENWLMLKNLLKYQKEQANKIEKIEWLLKNPAQQEVSSINRKETKRFLTKQNYDLEILVENFNLRSPIFKHSLRLAVVTMVGFGVGILVSVQNPYWILLTLIVIMRPTFGLTKTRSRQRTIGTLIGGTLAVGIVLITQNTTVYAILAIVCLVIAFSMVQRNYKAGATFITLFVVFIYALLRPDIFSVIQYRVTDTLIGAGLATMGNLLLWPAWEVQGIQKTLLETIKAHRIYLEEIIGYYNKKGEVSAQYKVSRKKAFLAMSDLSATFQRMTQEPKSRQKHLDKIYEIAVLNNTFLSSLASLSTFILNHPTTPASRNFNKVSGRIIENLLDAEHILIEGISSEEKTDDLEIENIFEATFGKDLNLSKEEKTQPQSENFHLKVEEAHLVREQLKWLLAMSEKMPKLLRQINFE; this is encoded by the coding sequence TTGAAAGTTCCAAAAGACTTCATATCCACTTCTATTAAAGACCTTACGGAATTCTTTAAGAGCACCGATTTTTCGAAGGCGATCTTATTGGGTATCGCATTGACAGTACCAATTATTGTAGGTATAAAGCTTGGCGCCCTACAAATTGGTATTACCATTACCTTAGGTGCAATGCTTGCTTCCCCAAGCGACGTAAGCGGAAGTCTAAGACATAAAATAACCGGAATTTTATTCGCCACACTATTGGCTATGATCGTAAGCTTTATCGGTGCTTACCTTCATTTTTCATTATGGTTGCTGTTTCCCGTTCTGGGAATTTTGATGTTTGCTATTTCCTATATCTCCATCTATGGATTTCGGGCATCTTTAATAAGTTTTTCCGGACTTTTTGCATTAGTACTTAGTTTTTCAAGTGTTTCGGCCTCGGGTATGGAACCCTATGAACGGGTTTTACTTATTGGCCTTGGGGGACTTTGGTATGCCTTATTGGCGATAGGCTGGCACTACATTTTTCCAAAAGCCCCAACAGAATTTTATCTTTCAAAAACCCTGAGATTAACCGCCGATTACTTAAAAACCCGCGGAAAATTAGTTGCCGAAAAAAGTAACCGAACAGAGCTTCTGAAAAAACTGCTTACCATTCAATCGGATTTAACGGCAACGCACGAAACCCTGAGGGATATATTGATCTCAAGCAGAACAGGTTCGGGGAAATCCAATTACGAAGGAAAACGGATGTTGATTTTTGCCCAACTTGTAGATATGCTGGAATTGGCAATGACAAACCCGGTTAACTACTCAAAAACCGATGAGCTATTCGAAAAAAAAACCGAACAACTAGAGGATTTCCAAGGGTTGCTTTTCGCAATGAGCAACCAGCTAAATGTCATTGCCGATAATCTTTCCAATCCAAAAAAGCTTCAAAAAAGTACAGAGATAGATCGGTATTGGAAAAGAATAAATAAGGATATTCTCGAATTCAATTCAAGTGCAGTGAATCCCTTTGAAGAGAATTGGTTGATGCTCAAAAACCTTCTAAAATATCAAAAAGAGCAGGCGAACAAGATTGAAAAGATTGAATGGCTATTGAAAAATCCCGCGCAACAGGAAGTTTCCTCAATAAATAGAAAAGAAACAAAACGATTTTTGACCAAACAGAATTATGATCTCGAAATATTGGTTGAGAATTTCAATCTGCGTTCTCCAATTTTCAAACATTCGCTACGTCTGGCAGTAGTTACCATGGTTGGTTTTGGAGTGGGAATACTCGTCTCCGTTCAAAATCCATATTGGATTTTGCTTACCCTCATTGTGATTATGCGCCCAACCTTTGGGTTGACAAAAACCCGATCTCGGCAACGTACTATTGGGACCTTAATTGGCGGAACCCTCGCCGTGGGAATTGTATTAATTACACAAAACACAACAGTATATGCAATATTGGCAATTGTCTGCCTCGTTATCGCCTTTTCTATGGTCCAGCGCAATTACAAAGCAGGTGCCACTTTTATTACCCTTTTTGTGGTCTTTATTTATGCGCTATTGCGACCGGATATTTTTAGCGTAATCCAATATAGAGTTACGGATACGCTGATAGGGGCGGGTCTCGCCACGATGGGAAATCTTTTGTTGTGGCCAGCGTGGGAAGTGCAGGGAATTCAGAAAACTTTGTTGGAAACAATTAAAGCGCATCGCATTTATCTAGAGGAAATTATTGGTTATTACAATAAGAAAGGAGAGGTTTCCGCACAATATAAGGTTTCGCGCAAAAAAGCGTTTTTGGCAATGTCCGACCTAAGCGCAACTTTCCAAAGAATGACCCAAGAGCCAAAATCGCGACAAAAGCACCTAGATAAAATTTATGAGATTGCCGTTCTGAATAATACTTTTTTATCTTCTCTAGCTTCCCTGAGTACTTTTATTCTCAATCATCCTACCACACCTGCTTCAAGGAATTTCAACAAGGTTTCCGGTAGAATTATTGAAAACCTTTTGGATGCCGAACATATTTTAATAGAAGGGATTTCTTCAGAAGAAAAAACTGACGACTTAGAAATCGAAAATATTTTTGAAGCAACTTTCGGAAAGGATCTAAATCTTTCAAAAGAAGAAAAAACACAACCGCAATCTGAAAATTTCCATTTAAAAGTCGAAGAAGCCCATTTGGTTCGGGAACAATTGAAATGGTTGTTAGCAATGAGTGAAAAGATGCCGAAACTTTTACGCCAGATTAATTTTGAATAA
- a CDS encoding 3-oxoacyl-ACP synthase, which yields MNVIELKTELLNHCQRQVDTRYSKIKQTISDIEESLLEESKSSSGDKHETGRAMLQIDRENAGKQLMEIEKIIQILKRIDVQASADYVRLGSLVYTEKFNYFISLSIGNVNIDGLDYLCVALNSPIGLLLSGKRKDDGFVFNGHNYTIKEVK from the coding sequence ATGAACGTAATAGAATTAAAAACAGAATTGCTCAACCACTGTCAGAGACAAGTAGATACTCGTTATTCAAAAATAAAACAGACCATTTCTGATATTGAGGAATCCCTCTTGGAAGAATCCAAAAGCAGTAGTGGAGATAAGCATGAAACGGGCAGGGCAATGCTCCAAATTGACAGAGAAAACGCTGGCAAGCAGTTGATGGAAATTGAAAAGATAATACAAATCTTAAAAAGAATCGATGTTCAGGCCAGTGCCGATTATGTTCGCTTAGGAAGTCTAGTTTATACCGAAAAGTTTAACTATTTTATAAGTCTTTCCATAGGAAACGTAAATATAGATGGCTTGGATTATCTCTGTGTGGCATTAAATTCTCCAATAGGTTTATTGCTTTCTGGAAAAAGAAAGGATGATGGGTTCGTGTTTAACGGGCATAATTATACAATTAAGGAAGTAAAATAA
- the mtgA gene encoding monofunctional biosynthetic peptidoglycan transglycosylase — MIKKLFRFLFKLFLWFIGLTVLWVLIYKFVPVPYTPLMAIRAIEGDSKYETRHQWVPIEEISPNLQLAVICAEDQTFLSHSGFDRKAIEKALEYNQKGKRIRGGSTITQQTAKNVFLWPDRTWFRKGLEAYFSFLIETLWTKERILEVYLNSIEMGNGVYGAEAASQYWFHKSAKKLSAENAGAIAAILPNPRQYRANPPGPYVARRTQWIVRQMHYYGPFTLQKEEPLEVKQKKKK; from the coding sequence ATGATAAAAAAACTATTCAGATTTCTATTTAAACTCTTCCTTTGGTTCATCGGACTGACTGTCTTATGGGTATTGATCTATAAATTTGTTCCAGTACCCTACACGCCTTTAATGGCGATAAGGGCGATAGAAGGCGATTCAAAATATGAAACCCGCCACCAATGGGTGCCCATTGAAGAGATTTCTCCAAATCTACAACTTGCGGTAATCTGCGCAGAAGATCAAACCTTTTTAAGTCACAGTGGATTCGACCGAAAGGCGATTGAGAAGGCATTGGAATATAATCAAAAAGGGAAAAGGATACGGGGCGGAAGTACAATTACGCAACAAACGGCAAAAAACGTGTTTTTGTGGCCCGATAGAACTTGGTTTCGAAAGGGCTTGGAAGCTTATTTTTCATTTTTGATTGAAACTCTTTGGACCAAGGAGCGTATTCTAGAAGTCTATTTGAATAGTATTGAAATGGGAAATGGCGTTTACGGGGCAGAAGCAGCTTCGCAATACTGGTTTCATAAGTCCGCAAAGAAACTTTCGGCCGAAAACGCCGGTGCAATTGCTGCCATTTTACCAAACCCGCGACAATATAGAGCAAATCCTCCTGGTCCTTATGTTGCTCGCAGGACCCAGTGGATTGTTAGACAAATGCATTATTACGGCCCCTTCACCTTACAAAAAGAGGAGCCTTTGGAAGTTAAGCAGAAAAAGAAAAAATGA
- a CDS encoding NAD(P)/FAD-dependent oxidoreductase, translating to MNFSFWENKTWFSNIDFAIIGSGIVGLSCALALRKKYPTSKIVVFERGILPSGASTKNAGFACYGSISEILDDLKTHSEVEVVQLVSDRVIGLKLLRQTLSDVKLDYQEYGGYELFTERDKVLFESCKAKISYVNRLLEPIFGDNVFSERENHFGFQNIRPKLIYSKFEGQIDTGKMMLGLIKKATKENILILNSCEVGKISDNGNQVSLQIKSSNQFFNLIDINVNKVFIATNGFAKQFLDEEVKPARAQVLITTPIENLKIKGTFHLDKGYYYFRNIEDRILFGGGRNLDFTVEETTEMEVTERIQNKLEELLKSVILPNKPVQIEQRWSGIMGIGAKKKPIVTAISENVFCGVRLGGMGVAIGCSIGKQLSELID from the coding sequence ATGAACTTTAGTTTTTGGGAGAATAAAACCTGGTTTTCAAATATCGATTTTGCTATTATCGGGAGTGGCATAGTTGGATTAAGTTGTGCCCTGGCGCTTCGGAAGAAGTATCCAACAAGTAAAATCGTTGTATTTGAGCGAGGTATTTTACCCTCAGGTGCAAGCACGAAAAATGCTGGATTTGCTTGTTATGGAAGTATTTCAGAAATACTGGACGATCTAAAAACCCATTCAGAAGTAGAAGTCGTACAGCTTGTTAGCGACCGTGTAATTGGCTTGAAACTTTTGCGCCAAACTCTTAGTGATGTGAAGTTGGATTATCAAGAATATGGCGGATATGAGCTTTTCACCGAACGGGATAAAGTTTTATTTGAAAGCTGTAAAGCGAAAATTAGTTATGTAAACCGATTACTGGAACCAATTTTCGGCGACAATGTTTTTTCTGAAAGGGAAAATCATTTCGGATTTCAGAATATACGGCCAAAATTGATTTACAGCAAATTCGAAGGTCAAATTGATACCGGAAAGATGATGCTTGGTCTTATTAAAAAAGCTACCAAGGAAAATATTCTTATTTTAAACTCTTGTGAGGTTGGTAAAATATCGGATAATGGCAATCAGGTTTCACTTCAAATTAAATCAAGCAATCAATTTTTCAATCTCATTGATATCAATGTAAATAAAGTATTTATTGCCACAAATGGTTTTGCAAAGCAATTTTTGGATGAAGAGGTTAAGCCGGCAAGAGCACAGGTTTTGATAACAACGCCAATTGAGAATTTGAAAATAAAAGGTACTTTTCATCTTGATAAAGGCTATTATTATTTCCGGAATATTGAGGATAGAATTCTTTTTGGCGGAGGAAGAAATCTTGATTTTACTGTTGAAGAGACAACGGAAATGGAAGTTACAGAACGTATCCAAAACAAATTGGAAGAATTGCTAAAATCCGTAATATTGCCGAATAAGCCAGTGCAGATTGAACAACGCTGGAGTGGAATTATGGGTATTGGGGCTAAGAAGAAACCGATTGTAACGGCCATATCAGAAAATGTGTTCTGTGGGGTTAGACTCGGTGGTATGGGGGTGGCAATTGGATGCTCCATAGGAAAACAACTTTCAGAATTAATTGATTAA